In a genomic window of Tamandua tetradactyla isolate mTamTet1 chromosome 17, mTamTet1.pri, whole genome shotgun sequence:
- the LBH gene encoding protein LBH isoform X1, producing the protein MSIYFPIHCPDRLSLAEMTEVMMNTPSMEEMGLSPRKDGLSYQIFPDPSDFDRCCKLKDRLPSIVVEPTEGEVESGELRWPPEEFLVQEDEQDNCEETAKETEEQ; encoded by the exons CCCTGACCGTCTGAGCTTGGCTGAGATGACTGAGGTGATGATGAACACACCGTCCATGGAGGAAATGGGGCTCAGCCCCCGGAAGGATGGCCTTTCCTATCAG ATCTTCCCGGACCCGTCCGACTTTGACCGCTGCTGCAAGCTGAAGGACCGCCTGCCCTCCATCGTGGTGGAGCCCACGGAGGGGGAGGTGGAGAGCGGGGAGCTCCGGTGGCCCCCCGAGGAGTTCTTGGTCCAGGAGGATGAGCAGGACAACTGTGAAGAGACGGCGAAGGAAACCGAGGAGCAGTAG
- the LBH gene encoding protein LBH isoform X2 encodes MTEVMMNTPSMEEMGLSPRKDGLSYQIFPDPSDFDRCCKLKDRLPSIVVEPTEGEVESGELRWPPEEFLVQEDEQDNCEETAKETEEQ; translated from the exons ATGACTGAGGTGATGATGAACACACCGTCCATGGAGGAAATGGGGCTCAGCCCCCGGAAGGATGGCCTTTCCTATCAG ATCTTCCCGGACCCGTCCGACTTTGACCGCTGCTGCAAGCTGAAGGACCGCCTGCCCTCCATCGTGGTGGAGCCCACGGAGGGGGAGGTGGAGAGCGGGGAGCTCCGGTGGCCCCCCGAGGAGTTCTTGGTCCAGGAGGATGAGCAGGACAACTGTGAAGAGACGGCGAAGGAAACCGAGGAGCAGTAG